The Sphingobium sp. JS3065 genome includes a region encoding these proteins:
- a CDS encoding MAPEG family protein, producing the protein MIGSKLERTTMAEHAKSVDMAAERSGIRRRAAAAFLLCAVVLGVATLWLPEQIELPRETAPRLAFAARASLLVMLWVAVGVGMVSTIRRYSAPDNPGSAFAPPSERLKVPLAFLQNTLEQATMTSVAFLALATVDGDAPLGFIMGAVVLFAAGRITFLRGYPLGATGRAFGMAMTALPTLAAFAWILIDICADLTRGAV; encoded by the coding sequence GTGATCGGCAGCAAGCTGGAGCGAACAACGATGGCGGAGCATGCAAAGTCCGTGGACATGGCCGCAGAACGGTCGGGCATCCGTAGACGGGCGGCGGCGGCTTTCCTGCTGTGCGCAGTGGTCCTGGGCGTGGCCACCTTGTGGCTGCCCGAACAGATAGAGCTGCCACGTGAGACCGCCCCGCGGCTTGCCTTCGCCGCCCGCGCAAGCCTCCTCGTGATGCTGTGGGTTGCCGTCGGTGTCGGCATGGTGTCGACCATCCGGCGTTACTCAGCACCGGACAATCCGGGTTCGGCCTTCGCCCCGCCAAGCGAACGGCTGAAGGTGCCGCTCGCGTTCCTTCAGAACACGCTCGAGCAGGCTACGATGACGAGCGTCGCCTTCCTCGCGCTCGCCACTGTCGACGGCGACGCTCCGCTCGGCTTCATTATGGGTGCCGTGGTCCTGTTCGCGGCGGGAAGGATCACGTTTCTGCGCGGTTACCCGCTTGGAGCGACCGGCAGAGCCTTCGGAATGGCGATGACGGCACTGCCCACCCTCGCCGCGTTCGCCTGGATCTTAATCGACATCTGCGCCGACCTGACCCGCGGCGCCGTTTAG
- a CDS encoding efflux RND transporter permease subunit yields the protein MIANLIALAVRARWAVLFIFLAIASLGLWQLTKLPIDAVPDITNKQVQINTVDRRLSPVEMEKLVTYPIETALAGIPGLETTRSISRNGFSQVSAIFSEGTDLYFARQQVGERLTQARDTLPDGVQPQIGPVTTGLGEVVMYTVEYANPEGKGAKIVNGQPGWQSDGSYLTPEGDRLANAVEQAGFLRTVQDWIVRPQLRAVPGVAGVDSIGGYAKTFVVEPDPVKLSTYGISYSELGEALENANLAVGANYYNRGGEGYLVRLDARVRSVDEIKNAVAATRGGVAITVGQIANVESGGDLRTGAGSVNGKEAVIGTALMLIGQNSRIVAQDVSAKLNEVAKTLPPGVQVKVVLDRSKLVNATVATVQRNLTEGAILVAVALFLLLGNWRAALIAVLVIPFSFLMMAMGMNAFHVPGNLMSLGALDFGLIVDGAVIIIENCLARLAHRQEHEGRLLTLRERLEETMRASQEMIKPTVFGQAIILLAFAPLLMFTGVEGKTFSPMAITIMLALVAAFILALTFVPAMVALLIRGRVAEKEVWLIRKGKERYLPLLDKAIARPWPFIAGGLIFFLAAVPAFGLLGSEFIPQLDEKNIALASTRVPSVNLEQSLAMQRGVEAAIMKLPEVELMFSKTGTAEVATDPMPQNMSDAYVILKPQDQWPAGVETKAEVIERIEKASRGQLGQIYEMSQPIQLRFNELIAGVRGDVAIKLYGDDLDKMAQTANEMVRVLQSVPGAGSVKADQVGGAPALDVKLDRAAIARYGLTVREVADTVSAALGGREAGLLYEGDRRFDITVRVPETTRASLDDIQALPVLLPEKVGQPRQQIPLAQVAQIRVTEGLNEIRRENGKRRLAIQVNLLGRDAGSFVTEAQAKIAQVKLPAGYYLEWGGQFQSLQDASKRLSIVVPLCFALIFGLLYMALGSFGRATAVFLAVPLGLAGGVFTLALTGIAFSVSAAVGFICLAGVAVLNGLVVMTAIRERIEAGLPLAQAIRDGMAEKMRAVVMTGFVPAIGFVPMALAHGTGAEVQKPLATTVIGGLVAATILTLLVLPAIARVVLGWGERAGKPRDPERHDPEPSSGGGAHPTPVPALT from the coding sequence ATGATCGCCAACCTTATCGCGCTGGCCGTCCGTGCGCGCTGGGCGGTCCTGTTCATCTTCCTGGCGATTGCCAGTCTTGGCCTGTGGCAGCTCACCAAGCTGCCGATCGACGCCGTGCCCGACATCACCAACAAACAGGTGCAGATCAACACCGTCGATCGGCGCCTCTCGCCGGTCGAGATGGAAAAGCTCGTCACCTATCCGATCGAAACCGCGCTGGCTGGCATCCCTGGACTGGAGACGACCCGTTCGATTTCCCGCAATGGCTTTAGCCAGGTATCCGCAATATTCTCGGAAGGCACCGATCTCTATTTCGCGCGCCAGCAGGTAGGCGAACGCCTTACCCAGGCGCGCGATACGTTGCCCGACGGCGTACAGCCGCAGATCGGCCCCGTTACGACCGGTCTCGGCGAAGTCGTGATGTACACGGTCGAATACGCCAATCCTGAAGGCAAAGGCGCGAAAATCGTGAACGGCCAGCCAGGCTGGCAATCGGATGGGAGCTATCTGACGCCCGAAGGCGATCGGCTGGCGAATGCGGTCGAACAGGCCGGGTTCCTTCGCACCGTTCAGGACTGGATCGTCCGCCCGCAGCTCCGCGCCGTACCGGGCGTGGCGGGCGTCGACTCGATCGGCGGCTATGCCAAGACGTTCGTAGTCGAACCAGATCCGGTGAAGCTATCGACCTACGGCATCTCGTATAGCGAATTGGGCGAGGCATTGGAAAACGCCAACCTCGCGGTGGGCGCGAATTACTACAACCGCGGCGGCGAAGGGTATCTTGTAAGGCTCGATGCGCGCGTGCGCTCGGTGGATGAGATCAAAAACGCCGTCGCCGCGACACGCGGCGGTGTTGCCATCACCGTTGGCCAGATTGCCAATGTCGAGAGCGGTGGAGATCTTCGTACCGGTGCGGGAAGTGTGAACGGCAAGGAAGCCGTGATCGGCACGGCATTGATGTTGATCGGCCAGAACAGTCGCATTGTCGCGCAGGATGTCTCAGCAAAGCTCAACGAGGTAGCGAAGACGTTGCCACCTGGCGTTCAGGTAAAGGTCGTGCTCGACCGCTCGAAGCTGGTCAATGCGACGGTCGCGACCGTGCAGCGCAATCTGACCGAGGGCGCGATTCTGGTAGCGGTTGCGCTATTCCTGTTGCTCGGCAACTGGCGCGCGGCGCTGATCGCGGTGCTCGTCATCCCCTTCTCGTTCCTGATGATGGCGATGGGGATGAACGCTTTCCACGTGCCCGGCAACCTGATGAGCCTGGGTGCGCTCGACTTCGGCCTGATCGTCGACGGCGCGGTCATCATCATCGAAAACTGCCTGGCACGTCTCGCGCATCGGCAGGAGCATGAGGGGCGGCTGCTCACCCTTCGCGAGCGGCTTGAGGAGACCATGCGGGCCTCCCAGGAAATGATAAAGCCAACCGTGTTCGGCCAGGCCATTATCCTGCTCGCGTTCGCGCCGTTGCTCATGTTCACCGGCGTCGAGGGCAAGACGTTCTCGCCTATGGCGATCACGATCATGCTTGCGCTCGTCGCAGCGTTCATCCTGGCGCTGACCTTCGTGCCGGCGATGGTGGCCTTGCTTATTCGCGGCCGGGTCGCCGAGAAGGAGGTGTGGCTGATCCGCAAGGGCAAGGAACGCTATCTGCCGCTGCTCGACAAGGCGATTGCGCGGCCCTGGCCTTTCATTGCCGGCGGACTGATCTTCTTCCTCGCCGCAGTGCCAGCCTTCGGACTGTTGGGTAGCGAGTTCATCCCGCAGCTCGACGAGAAGAATATCGCCCTCGCCTCGACACGCGTGCCCTCGGTCAACCTCGAACAATCGCTTGCGATGCAGCGTGGGGTCGAAGCAGCCATTATGAAGTTGCCGGAAGTGGAGCTGATGTTTTCCAAAACCGGCACCGCCGAAGTCGCGACCGATCCGATGCCGCAGAATATGTCGGACGCTTACGTCATCCTGAAGCCCCAAGATCAGTGGCCGGCAGGCGTCGAGACAAAGGCAGAGGTAATCGAGCGCATTGAAAAAGCATCACGGGGTCAGCTCGGCCAGATCTATGAGATGAGCCAGCCAATACAGCTGAGATTCAACGAGTTGATCGCCGGCGTCCGCGGCGACGTCGCGATCAAGCTTTATGGCGACGACCTCGATAAGATGGCGCAAACCGCCAACGAAATGGTTCGCGTGCTGCAATCAGTTCCGGGCGCGGGCAGCGTAAAGGCTGACCAGGTTGGCGGTGCGCCGGCGCTGGATGTGAAGCTCGACCGCGCCGCTATCGCACGCTACGGCCTCACGGTGCGCGAGGTAGCCGATACGGTCTCTGCAGCGCTGGGAGGTCGGGAAGCCGGCTTGCTCTATGAGGGCGACCGGCGGTTCGACATCACGGTGCGCGTTCCGGAAACCACACGTGCCAGCCTTGATGACATCCAGGCGCTGCCGGTACTGCTACCCGAGAAGGTGGGCCAACCACGCCAGCAAATTCCGCTCGCCCAAGTTGCACAGATCCGCGTTACCGAAGGCTTGAATGAGATCAGGCGTGAGAACGGCAAACGCCGTCTCGCCATTCAAGTAAACTTGTTGGGACGTGACGCCGGATCGTTCGTTACCGAAGCGCAGGCGAAAATCGCGCAAGTCAAACTTCCGGCCGGCTATTACCTCGAATGGGGCGGGCAGTTCCAAAGCCTGCAAGATGCGTCCAAGCGCCTCTCGATCGTTGTGCCGCTCTGCTTTGCGTTGATCTTTGGCCTGCTCTACATGGCGCTCGGCAGTTTCGGACGCGCTACCGCGGTGTTCCTCGCAGTGCCCTTGGGGCTGGCGGGTGGCGTGTTCACCTTGGCGCTAACCGGCATTGCGTTCTCGGTATCGGCTGCTGTCGGCTTCATCTGTCTTGCTGGCGTCGCCGTACTCAACGGCCTCGTGGTGATGACGGCGATACGCGAACGGATCGAGGCTGGGCTGCCACTCGCTCAGGCGATCCGCGACGGCATGGCCGAAAAGATGCGCGCCGTGGTGATGACCGGCTTCGTGCCGGCGATCGGCTTCGTGCCGATGGCGCTCGCGCACGGCACCGGCGCCGAGGTCCAGAAGCCCTTGGCGACAACCGTTATCGGCGGCCTGGTCGCGGCTACCATCCTCACGCTCCTCGTACTCCCCGCCATTGCTCGAGTAGTGCTCGGCTGGGGCGAGCGGGCGGGCAAGCCCCGCGATCCCGAGCGGCACGATCCCGAGCCGAGTAGCGGCGGGGGCGCGCATCCGACTCCCGTGCCGGCTTTGACATGA
- the lspA gene encoding signal peptidase II, whose product MRSAAAWLGAGLALTVDQVTKSAAFQVVANHGEIQVAPFLNVTSGRNTGVAFGLATGGDPILLIAVAAAVVAVVLVMIVRAASPLCRAALGMILGGGIGNIADRLRFGGVRDFVDLHWGGLHWPTFNLADAFITVGVVIVLIASDPSDRKSEPRSTHRGDK is encoded by the coding sequence ATGAGGAGCGCCGCCGCGTGGCTGGGCGCAGGGCTCGCCTTGACCGTCGACCAGGTAACGAAGTCGGCGGCTTTCCAGGTCGTCGCTAACCACGGCGAGATACAAGTCGCTCCCTTCCTTAATGTCACGTCCGGCAGGAACACTGGCGTTGCATTCGGGCTCGCCACGGGGGGCGACCCGATCCTGCTGATAGCAGTCGCCGCGGCCGTTGTGGCAGTCGTACTTGTCATGATCGTTCGGGCGGCAAGTCCTCTCTGCCGCGCAGCTCTGGGCATGATCCTCGGCGGTGGCATCGGGAACATCGCAGACAGGCTGAGATTCGGAGGCGTTCGGGACTTCGTCGACCTCCACTGGGGCGGATTGCACTGGCCGACGTTTAACCTGGCCGATGCGTTCATCACCGTAGGCGTCGTGATCGTGCTCATCGCTAGCGATCCGTCCGACAGGAAGTCGGAGCCACGATCCACCCACCGTGGAGACAAGTGA
- a CDS encoding NAD(+) synthase — translation MSGTEMNERAPAKAADFLSIYQQGFVRVAACRPICRIAEPAFNLEETLRLAREGSDEGVALMVFPELGLSGYSIDDLLLQRALLDEVDRRLLELVATSRDLRPVLLVGAPLRREGRLYNCAVAVHRGRILGVVPKGHLPNYREFYEKRWFASGRDVRGEILIGGEPTPFGMDLLFQAEDVDGLIFHTEICEDVWAPAPPSDFAALAGALILTNLSASNIVVGKADTRRRLCEIQSGRCWAAYIYSAAGSGESTTDLAWDGQACIYELGAQLAETERFSAKSQMAVADIDIERLQLERMRTGTFNEAAIANGMPDRRFRRVSFRFEPPQGNIGLRRCINRFPFVPDDPARLDQDCYEAFNIQVTGFAQRLEATRIGKICIGVSGGLDSTHALIVAAKAFDLLGRPRTDILGFTMPGFATSSRTRSNAHALMRGLGVTAEEIDIRPLAIQMLRDLRHPFASGEPVYDTTFENVQAGIRTDLLFRAANQRDGLVLGTGNMSELALGWCTYGVGDQMSHYNVNGSLPKTLIQHLIRWTASNRLIDAEVTDILLDVLGTTISPELIPQASEGQSQSTEDKIGPYELHDFSIYYLTRFGLRPSKIAFLALHAWQDAAAGNWPPGFPEEQKRSYSISTIRDWLDVFLRRFFANQFKRSALPNGPKVTTGGSLSPRGDWRAPSDADGQIWINELRSNVPEDLKTAGEDASTQDPPKVSTEGRPIVR, via the coding sequence ATGTCGGGAACGGAAATGAACGAGCGAGCGCCAGCCAAGGCAGCCGACTTCCTGTCGATCTACCAGCAAGGTTTCGTGAGGGTCGCCGCCTGCCGTCCCATCTGCAGAATCGCGGAACCGGCGTTCAACCTCGAAGAGACGCTGAGACTTGCCCGCGAGGGGAGCGATGAAGGGGTCGCGTTGATGGTCTTCCCGGAGCTCGGGCTGTCGGGCTATTCCATCGACGACCTCCTCCTTCAGCGGGCGCTGCTCGACGAGGTCGATAGGCGACTCCTGGAGCTGGTCGCCACGAGCCGCGATCTCCGTCCGGTTCTCCTCGTTGGGGCACCGCTCCGCCGTGAGGGGCGTCTCTACAACTGCGCCGTCGCCGTCCATCGGGGTCGGATCCTCGGCGTCGTGCCGAAGGGGCACCTACCCAATTACCGCGAGTTCTACGAGAAGCGGTGGTTCGCCTCCGGGCGGGACGTGCGCGGCGAGATCCTCATCGGAGGCGAGCCCACCCCGTTCGGGATGGACCTCCTGTTCCAGGCGGAGGACGTCGACGGCCTGATCTTCCACACCGAGATATGCGAGGACGTCTGGGCGCCCGCACCGCCCAGCGACTTCGCGGCGCTCGCCGGCGCGCTGATCCTGACGAACCTCTCTGCCAGCAACATCGTGGTTGGGAAAGCGGACACGCGGCGGCGCCTCTGCGAGATCCAGTCCGGCCGCTGCTGGGCTGCCTACATCTACTCGGCGGCCGGATCCGGGGAATCGACGACCGATCTAGCCTGGGATGGCCAGGCCTGCATTTACGAACTCGGGGCTCAGCTCGCGGAGACGGAGCGCTTCAGCGCTAAGTCCCAGATGGCCGTCGCGGACATCGACATTGAGCGGCTGCAATTAGAGCGCATGCGAACCGGCACGTTCAACGAGGCCGCGATCGCCAATGGCATGCCAGACCGGCGCTTCCGACGCGTGTCCTTCCGCTTCGAGCCGCCGCAGGGCAACATAGGCCTGCGGCGATGCATCAATCGCTTCCCCTTCGTGCCCGACGACCCAGCCCGTCTCGACCAGGACTGCTACGAGGCATTCAACATCCAGGTGACTGGGTTCGCGCAGCGGCTCGAGGCGACCCGGATAGGCAAGATCTGCATCGGCGTATCCGGAGGGTTGGATTCGACCCACGCCTTGATCGTCGCGGCGAAGGCATTTGATTTACTCGGGCGTCCACGCACCGACATCCTCGGCTTCACCATGCCCGGCTTCGCCACCAGCAGCAGGACCAGGTCCAATGCGCACGCGCTGATGAGAGGGCTTGGCGTGACGGCCGAGGAAATCGACATCAGGCCGCTGGCCATTCAGATGCTGAGGGATCTGCGGCACCCGTTCGCGAGCGGCGAGCCGGTCTACGACACGACCTTCGAGAACGTGCAGGCGGGGATCCGGACCGACCTCCTGTTCAGGGCCGCCAATCAGCGTGACGGCCTGGTGCTCGGGACCGGCAACATGTCGGAACTAGCGCTTGGCTGGTGCACCTACGGCGTCGGCGACCAGATGAGCCACTACAATGTGAACGGCTCGCTTCCGAAGACCCTCATCCAGCACCTCATCCGGTGGACGGCGTCGAACCGCCTGATCGACGCCGAAGTGACCGACATTCTGCTCGACGTGCTCGGGACGACGATATCGCCGGAGCTCATCCCGCAGGCGTCCGAGGGCCAGTCACAGAGCACCGAGGACAAGATCGGTCCTTACGAACTCCACGACTTCTCGATCTACTATCTCACCCGGTTCGGGCTGCGACCCTCCAAGATCGCCTTTCTGGCGCTTCACGCCTGGCAAGATGCCGCTGCGGGCAACTGGCCGCCGGGCTTCCCGGAGGAGCAAAAGCGATCCTACAGCATATCCACCATCCGCGACTGGCTCGACGTCTTCCTGCGCCGCTTCTTCGCCAACCAGTTCAAGCGATCCGCCCTGCCGAACGGACCGAAAGTCACGACAGGCGGCTCGCTGTCGCCGCGCGGCGACTGGCGCGCCCCCTCGGACGCCGACGGCCAGATCTGGATCAACGAGCTGCGCAGCAACGTGCCCGAAGACCTCAAAACGGCGGGTGAGGATGCTTCGACGCAGGATCCGCCGAAGGTGTCCACGGAGGGCAGACCCATTGTCAGATGA
- a CDS encoding sodium:proton exchanger codes for MTDTLSASPPRPSLRRFALLLALVGVVMIPAVILRIEGWRPNPLLDTFVFGAAILAAGFLLSWGAEAAEKRISAGLIVAIVALITVLPEYAVDFYYAYSAGANPGSNYVHYAAANMTGANRLLVGLAWPLLVLLHWRRTRERAISLLPANRTEILFLLLPSIYAFVIVAKGRISPIDTVVLVALFGLYMWRASRKETGADADDDDDEEPGPAAALMLLSPLRQWLAMGTLTIVAAAIILVSAEPFAESMIDSGRLLGFDEFLLIQWLAPLASEAPAVVVAALFVLSGRSETGLATMMSDKINQWTLLVGMLPLAVGLGAGHLTSLPLDARQHEEFFLTAAQSLFGIGLLLRFRLSLAGAAALAILFIVQVTLAVIWQSDEPRIVNTLTWLAWGYLVLAAILFLTNLQALAALFSRTGRRDGQRG; via the coding sequence GTGACTGACACTCTTTCCGCTTCCCCTCCGCGGCCGTCGTTGCGCCGCTTTGCGCTGTTGCTCGCGCTGGTCGGGGTGGTGATGATTCCCGCCGTGATCTTGCGGATCGAGGGCTGGCGCCCGAACCCGCTACTCGACACGTTCGTTTTTGGCGCGGCCATTCTGGCAGCGGGCTTCCTCCTGTCATGGGGCGCTGAGGCGGCCGAGAAACGCATTTCGGCAGGGCTGATCGTAGCGATCGTCGCGCTGATCACCGTGCTGCCCGAATATGCCGTCGACTTTTATTACGCCTATTCGGCGGGTGCGAATCCTGGATCGAATTACGTCCATTATGCCGCAGCGAACATGACCGGTGCGAACCGGCTGCTCGTGGGCCTCGCATGGCCGTTGCTCGTGCTGCTTCATTGGCGGCGCACGCGGGAGCGCGCGATTTCGCTGCTGCCCGCGAACCGGACCGAGATTCTCTTCCTGCTGCTTCCAAGCATCTACGCCTTCGTCATCGTCGCAAAAGGCCGGATTTCACCGATCGACACCGTCGTGCTGGTCGCGCTGTTCGGCCTGTATATGTGGCGCGCCAGCCGGAAGGAGACTGGTGCGGACGCCGATGACGATGACGACGAAGAGCCCGGCCCGGCCGCCGCGCTCATGCTGCTTTCACCTCTTCGCCAGTGGTTGGCGATGGGAACGCTGACGATCGTCGCAGCCGCGATCATTCTTGTATCCGCCGAGCCTTTCGCCGAATCGATGATCGACTCGGGTCGCCTTTTGGGGTTCGACGAGTTCTTGCTGATCCAGTGGCTTGCGCCGCTCGCGAGCGAAGCGCCCGCCGTCGTTGTAGCCGCGCTGTTCGTGCTGTCGGGCCGCTCCGAGACCGGGCTAGCGACGATGATGTCCGACAAAATCAACCAATGGACCCTGCTTGTCGGCATGTTGCCGCTGGCCGTCGGCTTGGGCGCGGGGCACCTCACGAGCCTCCCGCTCGACGCACGCCAGCACGAGGAGTTTTTCCTTACCGCCGCGCAATCGCTATTCGGGATCGGCTTGCTACTTCGTTTTCGTTTAAGTCTGGCAGGTGCGGCTGCTTTGGCTATCCTTTTCATAGTCCAGGTGACCCTGGCGGTGATTTGGCAGAGCGACGAACCTCGCATCGTCAACACACTGACATGGCTAGCATGGGGCTACCTGGTACTCGCGGCTATCTTGTTCCTGACGAACCTCCAAGCTCTTGCTGCGCTGTTCAGCAGAACCGGGCGCCGAGACGGTCAACGTGGTTGA
- a CDS encoding copper-binding protein, which yields MNYARLTIALGLAALTAACGKKAETPIATETNQTAPAAAMSGDMGNMAMAPAAPAQIMAKGHGTVTAIDKAAGTITLDHGPIPEAKWPAMTMAFKAAPAITDAAKVGDKVDFDLTLTGNTGEVTAISKK from the coding sequence ATGAACTATGCACGACTGACCATTGCCCTCGGCCTCGCCGCCCTGACTGCCGCCTGCGGCAAGAAGGCGGAGACGCCAATCGCGACCGAGACCAACCAGACGGCGCCCGCCGCAGCCATGAGCGGCGACATGGGCAATATGGCGATGGCGCCGGCGGCCCCTGCGCAGATCATGGCCAAGGGCCATGGCACGGTCACTGCCATCGACAAGGCCGCAGGCACGATCACGCTCGATCATGGCCCGATCCCCGAAGCCAAGTGGCCGGCGATGACGATGGCGTTCAAGGCGGCCCCGGCGATCACCGATGCGGCCAAGGTCGGTGACAAGGTCGATTTTGATCTCACGCTGACCGGCAATACCGGCGAGGTGACGGCCATCAGCAAGAAGTAG
- a CDS encoding DUF190 domain-containing protein has product MSEQTKLLRIYTDEAAYYGDRKVFEVVASKARDARLAGVTVLEALIGFGRSAHLHRRHVLESDRAVVIEIVDTDARLRTFVSDLSDVPGIGLMTLEAVEVLGAELSASATQPE; this is encoded by the coding sequence ATGAGCGAGCAAACCAAGCTGCTCCGCATCTACACCGACGAGGCCGCTTACTATGGCGACCGAAAGGTGTTCGAGGTGGTCGCATCAAAAGCGCGTGACGCCAGACTTGCCGGCGTCACCGTGCTTGAGGCGCTGATCGGGTTCGGCCGATCGGCGCATCTTCATCGCCGCCACGTTCTCGAAAGCGATCGAGCCGTGGTGATCGAGATCGTCGATACCGATGCCCGATTGCGGACTTTCGTGTCGGACCTGTCCGATGTGCCGGGGATAGGCTTGATGACGCTCGAAGCAGTGGAAGTTCTCGGAGCGGAGCTTTCGGCCAGCGCGACACAGCCAGAGTGA